ATAATAATCGATAATAATGAATTAGATGATTTTATAATTAAAAGAACAGATGGTATGCCTACTTATAATTTTTGTGTAGTTATAGATGATTGGGATATGAAAATAACTCATGTTATTAGAGGGGAAGAACATATAAATAATACACCTAAACAAATTCATATTATTAATGCTGTGGGAGCGAATATTCCTATTTATACGCATGTTTCTATAATTACCGATAAATTAGGAAAAAAAATTTCTAAAAGAAATAATAATTTAGATATTTTAAAATATAAAAAAAAAGGTTATTTACCTATTGCATTATTAAATTATATTTTACGTTTAGGATGGTCTTATGGTAATAAAGAAATTTTTTCTTTAAAAGAAATGAAAAAATTATTTAATTTAAAAAATTTAAATAAATCATCTAGTATTTTTGATATAGATAAATTAAATTGGTTTAATAAATATTATTTAAGTAAATTATCAAAAAGTGAGATGCTTAATTATTTAGAAAATTTTTGTAATAAAAATAATATTAACATTAATAATGGTCCTAAATTAAAAAATTTATATACAATCTTTAATAAAAGATTTAATACATTAGAAGAAATAAATAATTTATGTTTTATTTTTTATAAAAATCCAAATTATAATAATCTATTGATTAAAAATTATTTAAATATAAATACTCAAATAATTTTAGAACTATTTAAGTTAAAAATAACTAATATAAAATTATGGTCTATAGAATATATTAATAATATTTTTAATAAAATTTTATTAAAATTAAATATTTCTTATAAAGAAATAGCTATGACTTTACGTTTAGCAATAACTGGGATAAAAAATACCCCTCCGATTAATCATATAATTTATTTAATGGGTAAAAAAAAAACTTTGTATCATATTAATAATGCAATAAATTTTATTCAACTTAAATAATCTTTAACTATATGAACCATAATATATATTAAAAAAATAAGCGGATGAATAGATTTATATTTCCCCCGCTTATATTAATTTCTTAATCTAGGTTTTATTAATTGTTTTTTTATTGCAGCTGATAATTCGTCTAATGAAGAATTTTCTGAATATTCATTTTCAAGAGGTTCTCCTGACAATTGAGCTTCAGCTAAATATGTATGTACTGGCTGTCCATTATCATCTTCCATAACTACATGATACCATGGTTTACTACGTAATGTTTTAATTTCAGCAACTTCATTAATTTTAGGGTCACGTAAAGAATATTCTGGATCAACATCAACTATAACTCCTAAAAAACCTAATAATTTATGTCTTACTTGTTGACCAATACCAAATTTACTGGTAATCATTATTAAGATCCTTTCTAAGAAATATTACAGTTTTAATATTAATTATATAATAAACTTTTCTAAAATTAAATATTTATTTAAATTAAAATTAAATTAATTTTTGTATTTTTTAGTATAATTTTTTTATAAAAATTATAAATAAAATAATTTTTTATTATAATAATATTTATATATTAAACTTTTATTTTAAAAAAAGAGAAAAAATATATGGTAAGGCCTATTTGTGCTATTATTAATAGCAGTGCATTAAAAAATAATTTAAAAATAATAAAAAAAATTGCATATAAATCTAAAATTTGGTTAGTATTAAAAGCAGATGCGTATGGTCATGGTATTAAAAATATTTATTCTATTATAAAAAATAATAGTGATGGTTTTGCTATTTTAACATTAGATGAAGCTATAATTTTAAGAGAAAATGGTTGTAAAAAACCTATTCTATTATTAGAAGGTTTCTTTAATAAAGAAGAATTATGTATAATTTATAAATATTTTTTAACTATTACAATACATAATAAATGGCAACTTAATAAGTTAATTCAATATAAATCAAAATATCCTATTAATATATATATAAAAATTAACACTGGGATGAATAGATTAGGATTTCCTGTAAAAGATATTACTTCAATAATAAGTATTATTAAAAATAAAATTAATGTTAATAATATAACTTTAATGACTCATTTTGCTGATGCATCTCAAAATTCTTATTTTGTAAAAAAGCAAATAAATAGTATTAAAAATAATATTAGCATTTATCATAATTTTTCATGCTCATTTGCAAATTCTGCAGCAATATTATGGCATTCATATAGTTATTATGATTGGATAAGAACTGGGATTATTCTATATGGAGCATCACCAACAGGTGATTGGAAAGATATTTCTACAAAAAAAATACAACCAGTAATGACATTAAAAAGTAAAATAATATCTATTCAAAAAATATATCCAGGAGATATAATAGGATATAATTGTAGTTATTATACAAAAAAAAAACAAAAAATAGGAATTGTTGCATGTGGTTATGCTGATGGTTATCCTCGGAATATTAATTATAATAAAACATATGTTTTAATCAAAGATATTAAAACATTAATACTAGGTAATGTATCTATGGATATGATTGCAATAGATTTAACAAATATCCCAACAGCTAAAATAGGAAATTCAGTAGAATTATGGGGAGAAAATATTAAAATAGATGATATTGCTAAATCTTCCAATACTATTGGATATGAATTAATGTGTTCTGTATCTAAAAGAGTACCTAGAATTTTAAAATAATTTTAAAATTTATTTCAAAACTTGAATATAAAAAATAATAAAATTTATATTTATTTTTCTATCATCTTTTTTAAATTATTTATATTTATTCTCATAAATAAAGGTTTAAATTTATTAATTTTTGTATTAACTAAAGGTAATTTAATATTATTAAAACATAATTTTTTTTTTAAGAATACTTCTGTTTTTTGAGATAAAATAGGCATAATTGGTTTCATATATATCATTATTACACGGAACATATTAATACCCATAGAACAAATACTATGAACTTTTTTTTTTTTTAAATTATCTTTAATTAACAACCATGGTTTATATTTATCAATATAATAATTAGCTTTATCTGATAAAATGATTATCTGTTTAATAACATGACTAAATTTACCTTGTATAAAATATTCATGTATAATTTCAGATTTTTTTACAAATTTTAGATATAAAGATATATCAATGTTTTTAGCTAAATTATCATTAAAATAATTATTAATAAAAAATGCATTTCTTGAAGCTATATTAACAATCTTATTTACAATATCTCCATTTATTTTATGAATAAAATCATAAAAATTAAAATCAATATCATTGATATCATATGATAGTTTGGAAGCATAATAATAACGTAAACTATCAGAATCTATAAAATTTAACCATTGTTTTGCAGTAATAAAATTACCTCTAGATTTAGACATTTTAGATCCATTTAATGTTACATGACCGTGAACAAATAATTTAGTAGGTTTTCTAAAATTACTGCCTTCTAATATTGCAGGCCAAAATAAACTATGAAAATAAATAATATCTTTACCAATAAAATGGTATAATTCTGTATTGGAATCTTTTTTCCACCATTCATAAAAATTAATTTTTTTCTTATCACATAGATTTTTAAAAGTACTTATATAACCAATTGGAGCATCTAACCATACATAAAAATATTTATTAATAGATTTTGGTATTTTAAAACCAAAATATGGGCCATCTCTAGTTATATCCCATTGTTTTAAACCTAAAATAAACCATTCATATATTTTATTTTTTATTTTTTTATTTAAAACACCAGAATAAATCCAATTTTTTAAAAAGTTACTAAATTGAGGTAAATCAAAAAAAAAATGTTCAGAATTACATAATATAGGGGTTGTATTAGATAAAATAGAAATTGGAGTAATTAATTCTATGGAAGCATATGTTGCTCCACAATGTTCACAATGGTCTCCATTTTGGTCTATAGATTTACAATTAGGACATAATCCTTTTACAAATCTATCAGGTAAAAAAATATTATGTACAAGATCGTATAATTGTTGAATAATTTTTTTCTTAATAAATTTTCGTTTTTTTAAACGATTAAAAATTAATCTAGAAAAAAAAAGATTTTCATTACTATGTGTCGTATAGTAATTATCATAACTAATATTAAATTTTTTTAAATCTGTAATATGTTCATAATATATTTTATTAATTAAAGTTTCTGTACTTATATTTAAGTCTCGAGCCTTTAACATTACAGGAGTACCATGTGCATCATCAGCACAAATAAAAAATATTTCATTTCCATACATGCGATGATATCTAACCCAAATATCTGCTTGTATATGTTCTAACATATGCCCTAAATGTATACTACCATTAGAATAGGGTAAAGCACATGTAACTAATATTTTTTTTTTTAATAACATAATATCGTACTTATTATATTTTTATTTATTTAAAATTAATTAAAATTTATTTAATTTTTTAAAAATATTTTAATAAAAGAGCTTCATTATAATATTATTACAAATAGGATACAATAAATATAAAGAAAATATTAAATATAAATAACAAAAGATATCTTCATTAAGTAATTTTTTTGTAATAAGTGGTAATCTAAACTTTTTCTTATAAGGCCAAAATAACGGAACTCCAGATGGGGTTAATATATCAGCAATAATATGACTACAATAACCTATAATTAATCCTAATCTAACATCAAAAATATGATTTAATTTTAAATTAATAGAAAAAATAATAAATCCAAAACTTAAAATAGATAATAAACTATGTGTAAATCCTCTATGTCCAAATATTTTATTAATTAAATATGATAAAATTTTTATTTGACGTCCTAAAATAGATTGAGGATTATCAATATCTGGTAATAAACATGTAATTATTGAAACAGGAATAATACGCCACCAATCATCATGATACAGAATTTTAGAAAAAATAAAATGTTGTATTAAAATACTACTAGTTATTGTAAATATTATATGTCCTTTAACTGTCATATAAACTTACCTAATATAAATTTTACTAAATTAATTTAGCAATAATACCATTAATATTTATTTTTTTTATAATAACTTTTATTTTATCAGTAACCTTAAAAAATAATTCATTATTATTTAATATAATCCCTTTTTCTTGATTAATCATTAAATTATTACTTAAAAATTTTTTAGGAATAAAAGCATAAGCACCATTTTCTATAAATCTTATTTTAATACCATAATATAATATATCAATAATTTCACATATGAAAATTTTATTACGAATAGAAATATTTTTAAAATACTGTAAATATAAAAAATTATATAAATCTTTTTGTGCTTGTCTATATAAATAACGTTTTTGATTCATATTAATATAGATAGTATCTAAAGGTTTTTTTATATTATATTCTTTATTTATAATTGATTTTATTAATCTATGATTAATCATATCTCCAAATTTACGAATAGGAGATGTCCAAGTAGCATATCTTTTTAAACCTAAAGAAAAATGAGGTCCTGGTTTTACATTAAATAATGTAATTAATTGATATTTTTTTATTCTATTTAAAACAAATGATAATTTTAAATCTTGTAATTTATTATATATAGTTTTATATCCTTTTAAAGTCATTAAAAATGATTTATTATATTTAATATTATATTTATTCAATAACTCTGTTATTTTATTAATTTTATTAATATTAAATCCATAGTATGTATTATATATTCCAAAACCTAAATTTTTATATAATATTTCAGATGCACATATATTAGCTGTTATCATTGCAGTTTCAATAATTTTATGTGCTATTCTTTTTTTTTCTATTACTATATCTAATATAGTACCTTTATTATCAATAATAAATTTATAATCTATATTATTAAAATTTACAATATTTTTATAATTCCATTTTTTACGATATAAATAAAATTTATATAATAAAAAAATTTGTTGTTTAATTTTATTATTAGGTTCCCAAATTCCTTTTTTTTCTAAAAAATCTGAAACATCATGATAATTTAATTTTGCTTTTGATTTTATCCACCCGGTAAAAAAAACTATTTTTTTATTTAAAAAACCATTTTTATCAATTATTATTTTACATATTAAAACTGGTCTTTTTTTATTCGGATGTAAAGAACAAAAATTTTCTGACAATTTTTTAGGTAATAAAGAAATTGTTAATCCTGGTAAATAATTTGTAAACATTCTCTCTGATGCTATTTTATCTATTTTACTATCTTTTTTAATATAAGAAGTAGGGTCTGAAATAGCAATATAAATTAATAATTCCTCTTTAGATATCTTTTCTATATATAATGCATCATCTATATCTTTAGTATCTTTATTATCTATTGTAATAAAAAATAATTTTGTTAAATCTTCTCTATGTATATTTTTATCTAAAAATTCTATTTTTTTACATAGGTTATTACTAGGAGAGTTAATTGAAAGATTATATTTTAATAAAATTTTCCACCATGGTTTTAAATGTTTATTATTTATAGTTAAAATTTCTGTTATTTCTGCTAAAAATAAACCATTACCCTTCTTTAATAAGGGATGTTGGATAATTTTTGCAATTACTTTATCACCATCTTTAAAATTATTTTTTATATCTTTCCCTATAACACATTTTATTATATTATTATATAAAATTTTTTTTTTAGGAATAACATAAATAATATTTGTTTTTTTTTTTACTATTCCTTCAAAAATATTAAGATTAGATTTTAATAATTTAATTGGGATAACGTTCAATTTATTATTATTACTTTGTATATTAGCTAATATATAATCCCCCTCCATTATATTTTTTAAATAAATACAAGAAATATGATATATATCATTATTATCTGTTTCTAAAATTACTGTCTTTTTATTTAAAATTTTAACAAAACCTTTAATAGAAGGTAAATTTTTTGTAAATTTTTCTTTTAGTTTTAAAAGTAAAATATTATTATAAAGCATAATATTAATTATGAATTTTTTAAAATTAAAAATTTTTTAATAATTAAAATGGAAGATCATCTTCAAAATCAAGAATATTTTCATTTTTATTTATAGATAATTTATCATTATTATTTTTTTCTGTTATATTATTAGATATATTTGTTTTTTTATTCCAATCATTTTGAATTTCTTTTGAATTTTTGTCTTTATTTAATAAATTATTATCATGTTGTCGTAAATTATTTAATATTTGCATTGTTCCTCCTATACTTACAATTATTTCAGTTATATAATTATCTTGTCCATTTTGATTTTGCCATTTTCTGGTTTGTAAATAACCTTCAATATAAACTTGAGCACCTTTTTTTAAATATTCATTAGAAATTTCTGCTAATTTTCCAAATATTACAATTCTATGCCATTCAGTTTTTTCTTTATTTTCTCCGGTATTTTTATCCTTCCAATTACTTGAAGTAGCTACTATAATATTTACAACAGGATTCCCATTAGGCATATAACGTATTTCAGGATCTTTGCCTAAAAAACCGATTATAATTACTTTATTGACACCTCTTTTACTAGCCATTTTTTAAGCCTTTTAATAAAAAATTAATATTTTAAATTATAATAAGATTATTACATAAAAAATATAAATTATATAGAAAATAAATTTCCAATAAGAAAACGTAATTTTTTCATTGCATTTTTTTCTAATTGTCGTATACGTTCTGCAGATATACCATAATAATTTGCTAATTCTTGTAATGTAGTTTTTTTTTTATTTTTATTTAACCATCTTAAATTAATAATATTACGACTACGATAATCCAATTTTAATATAGCTTTATATAATTTTCCCGAAATAAATTTACTCCAGTTATCTTTTTCAATTATATTAGCAAAATTAGAATTATGATCTTTAAGAAAGATATTAGAATTAATTTTTTTATTTTTAAAATTATCTTTTGTATTATTATCATTCATATCTTGTGCTGACATACGTGATTCCATTTCATAAACATCTTTAATAGATACTCCTAATTCTTTAGCTACCATTTTAATTTCATCTTGATTAAACCAACCTAATCTTTGTTTAGCTTTTCGTAAATTAAAAAATAATTTTCTTTGTGCTTTTGTAGTAGCAACTTTTACAATTCTCCAATTACGTAAAACATATTCATGTATTTCAGCTTTAATCCAATGAATAGCAAAAGAGACCAATCTTACCCCAATTTCTGGATTAAATCTACGTACAGCTTTCATTAATCCTATATTACCCTCTTGAATAAGATCTGCTTGTTGTAAGCCATATCCAGAATAATATTTAGCTACATGTATAACAAATCTTAGATGTGATAAAATTAATTTTTTAGCAGCTTCTAAATCTCCTTTATAATATAATTTTTTTGATAATTCTTGTTCTTCCTTAGAAGTTAACATAGGATAATTATTTGCTACATGTATATATGAATCTAATGTACCTATAGGTAAAACAGAAGATTTTATATTAGAGGTAAATATATTTTTATACATTAATTCCTCCAAAAAGAAAAAAATATTAATAATTAATTTTAAATTTATTAAAATAATTATTAATTAATAATCTGTAAAAATTGCATTTATGAAATCTTTTGCATTAAATAAATATAAATCTGTAATTTTTTCTCCACAACAAAGATATCTTATTGGTATATTAAATTCATTTGCTAGGGAAAAAACAATACCACCTTTTGCTGTTCCATCTATTTTAGTTATTGTAATCCCTGTTATTCCTATATTATCATGAAATGTTCTAAGTTGATTAATAGAATTTTGACCAATATTTGAATCTATAATTAACATTATTTCATTAATAATCATATTATTATTTTTTTTTATTACACGTGTAATTTTTTTTAGTTCCTCCATAAGAAGAAAATTATTATGTAATCTTCCTGATGTATCTGCAATTAGAATATCTATTTCTTCTTTTTTAGCTTTAGAAATTGCATCAAAAATAATTGCTGAACTATCCTTTTTTTTAGAATTATGTATAAAAAAACTATTACTTTTTTTACTCCAGGAAAATAATTGTTCATGAGCTCCAGCTCTAAAAGTATCACCAGAAGCTAAAAGTACAGATTTTTTTTTTTTATAGAAATAATATGCTAATTTTCCTATTGTAGTTGTTTTCCCAACTCCATTAACACCTATTATTAATATTATAAACGGTTTTTTATTATTAATAATTAATGGAATTTCTACTGGAAGTAAAATTTTTAACATTTCTTCTTTTATATATTTATATAATTGAGAAGAACTTTCTAATTTATTTGATTTAATATATTTTTTTGTTAAATTAATAATTTTTTTTGTAGTATGTATTCCTACATCAGAAATAATTAATTTTTCTTGTAATTTATTAAATAATTTTTCATCAATAATATTTTTTTTTTTAAAAAGATTGAAAATTTCTTTACTAATATTTTTACTTGTTTTAATTAATTTTTTTTTTAAATAATTAAAAAACCCTATTTTGTCTTTACTTTTTTTATTTATCATTTTTTTACAAAAATCTTTAAATTATCTAGTAATAAAATACTTGATTTAATTAAAATTAATTATTATTTAAATAATATAACAAAAATAATTTTAAAGTAATTATTATTAATAGTAATTTTATATAAACTATGAAAAAAAAATATAATAATATTAATATTATATCAGGAAAATGGAAAGGTAAAAAAATAAAAGTTATAAATAATAAAATTTTAAAACCTACAATGTGTTTTATCCGTGAAAATTTATTTAATTGGCTTATGAAAAACGATTTATATAAATTAAAATGTTTAGATTGTTATGCTGGTTCTGGAATTTTAAGTTTCGAAGCTCTTTCTAGAAATGCTTTATTAGCTACCTTAATAGAAAATAATAAAAAAATATTTCAACAATTAAAAAAAAATATTTATTTATTAAAAATAAAAAACATTTTTTTAATTTATAATAATACTATAAATTTTTTATCAAAAAAATCAAATATTCAATATGATCTTATTTTTATAGATCCCCCATTTTGTGAAAAAAATATTTTATTACAAAAAACTTGTATTTTATTAGAAAAAAATAATTGGTTAACAAATAATGCAAAAATTTTTATTGAATGTAATAAAAAAAGTAATTGTTTTCTTTTACCTAAAAATTGGATAAAATATCGACAAAAAACATTTGGTGTGGTTACATATTTTTTGTATCAAAAAGTTTGTATAAATAAAAAACTATAATTTTTTTATTAAAAAATAATGTTTAGTATCATGTGTTTTTTGATTAATTATGTTATAATTCATAAAATGACAAAAGTATTTTATATCTATATTAACTAATAAATCATTTGTAATAATTAATAAAGTTTCATTTTTTTTTATTTGAAGTGTCTTTTTCCTAATCATCATAATAGTATTTGGACATTGTAATCCTTGTATATCTAAAATATGATCTGCGTTTTTATAAAAATTATTTTTTTTAAACATTTTAATATATTATTAGTAATAAATTTATACAAATAATTTTATTATAATAAAAAAAACAATTTTTTTGTAAAAATTTATAAATAAATTTATATTTTATATATATAAGGTAATATTATGAATTTAGAAAAAAAAAAAATAGCTCTGGAAGATGCTATTTTACAAATAGAGAATCAATTTGGTAAAGGTTCTATTATGAGACTAGGTGATAATAGAACTATGGATATAGAAGCAATATCAACAGGATCTATATCTTTAGATATAGCTTTAGGTATTGGTGGTTTACCAATTGGAAGAATAGTTGAAATATATGGACCAGAATCTTCTGGTAAGACTACTTTAACATTACAAATTATTGCTGCAGCTCAAAAATTAGAAAAGGTTTGTGCTTTTATTGATGCTGAACATTCATTAGATCCTATATATGCTCAAAAATTAAATGTTGATATTAATAAATTATTATGTTCACAACCTGATACTGGGGAACAAGCTTTAGAATTATGTGATTCATTAGCTAAATCAGGTATAGTTGATGTTATTATCGTAGATTCAGTTGCTGCCTTAACACCAAAAGCTGAGATAGAAGGAGAAATAGGAGATTCACATATAGGATTAGCAGCAAGAATGATGAGTCAAGCTATGCGTAAATTAGCAAGTAATTTAAAACAATCAAATACACTTTTAATTTTTATTAATCAAATTCGTATGAAAATTGGAATTTTATTTGGAAATCCAGAAGTAACAACCGGTGGTAATGCTCTAAAATTTTATGCTTCTATAAGATTAGATATTAGAAAAATTGGTAATGTAAAAAATGGAGATGAAATAATAGGTAATGAAACTAGAGTAAAAGTTGTAAAAAATAAAGTTGCAGTACCTTTTAAACAAGCTGAATTTCAAATTATTTATGGACAAGGTATTAATATTTATGGAGAATTATTAGATTTAGGAGTTAAAGAAAAGATAATTGAAAAATGTGGATCATGGTATAGTTATAATAATGAAAAAATTGGACAAGGAAAAATGAATGCTATAAATTTTTTAAAAAAAAACAAAAAACAATCTTTAAAAATAGAAAAAAAAATACGAGAAATTTTTTTTAAAAAAAAATAATATAAATAAATATTCTATTTTTTATAAAAAATTTATATATTTTTTTAAAAATAATTAAGGATAATTTATAGTATGGAAAATAAAATAGAAAAAGTTCGTATAATGTTTTTAGATTTTTTTCATAAAAAAAAACATAAAATAATAAAAGGAAGTTCATTAATACCTGATAATGATACATCATTATTATTTACAAATGCAGGGATGAATCAATTTAAAGAATATTTTTTAGGATATAAAGAACCTCCTTATCCAAGGATTACTACAATTCAAAAATGTATACGAGTAGGAGGGAAACATAATGATTTGGAAAATGTAGGTTTTACAAATAGACATCATACATTTTTTGAAATGTTAGGTAATTTTAGTTTTGGAGATTATTTTAAAAAAGAAGCAATTTCTTATGCATGGGAATTACTAACTGATCCTCAATGGTTTAATTTAGAAAAAAAAAAAATATATATAACTGTATATTATACAGATATCGAAACATATAATATCTGGTATAAAAATATTGGTATTCCAAAAAAAAATATTTTATTAATTAAAGATAAAAATAATATAATTTATAATTCTGATAATTTTTGGCAAATGTCTGATATAGGACCTTGTGGGCCATCTACAGAAATTTTCTATGATTTAGGTTCTGATTTAGAAGGTGATATTAGAAATAATTTAGGAAATCGTTTTATTGAAATATGGAATATTGTTTTTATCCAATTTAATAAAAATTTAAAAGGAGAATTAATACCTTTACCAATAAAATCAGTTGATACAGGAATGGGGTTAGAACGTATTAGTAGTATTTTAGAAGGAGTTAATTCAAATTATAAATTATATTTTTTCCAAAAAATTATTAAAGATATAAATAAGATTATTAAAAATAAAAATTTAGAAAATAATTCATTAAAAGTCATAGCTGATCATATCCGATCATCTATTTATTTAATAATAGAAGGTGTCATACCTAGTAATGAAAAAAGAGGATATGTTTTAAGAAGAATCATTAGAAGAGCTATTAACCATGGGAGAATATTAGGACAAAAAAAACCTTTTTTTTATAAATTAGTAAAAATATATATAAAATATATTAATAAGATAGAAAAAAATTTTTTATCTAGAAAATTTAATTTTATTACTAATATAATTAAAAATGAAGAAGAAAGTTTTAATAAAATTATAAATTCAGGAATTCTATTATTAGAAAAAGAAATTAAAAAATCAAATAATAATTTTTTATCAGGAAAACAAATATTTTATTTATATGATACTTTCGGATTATCACCTGATTTAATACAAGACATATGTATAAATAAAAAAATTAATATTGATAAAAAAGAATTTATAAAATATATGGATATTCAACGACAAAAATCTAGAAAAAATATTTTTTTTGAAAAAAAAACTAATTTATATTACAAAAACAAAATATCAAAATTTAATGGATATAATAATTTTACTACTTTTAGTA
This genomic window from Enterobacteriaceae endosymbiont of Donacia marginata contains:
- the ftsY gene encoding signal recognition particle-docking protein FtsY; this translates as MINKKSKDKIGFFNYLKKKLIKTSKNISKEIFNLFKKKNIIDEKLFNKLQEKLIISDVGIHTTKKIINLTKKYIKSNKLESSSQLYKYIKEEMLKILLPVEIPLIINNKKPFIILIIGVNGVGKTTTIGKLAYYFYKKKKSVLLASGDTFRAGAHEQLFSWSKKSNSFFIHNSKKKDSSAIIFDAISKAKKEEIDILIADTSGRLHNNFLLMEELKKITRVIKKNNNMIINEIMLIIDSNIGQNSINQLRTFHDNIGITGITITKIDGTAKGGIVFSLANEFNIPIRYLCCGEKITDLYLFNAKDFINAIFTDY
- the rsmD gene encoding 16S rRNA (guanine(966)-N(2))-methyltransferase RsmD — translated: MKKKYNNINIISGKWKGKKIKVINNKILKPTMCFIRENLFNWLMKNDLYKLKCLDCYAGSGILSFEALSRNALLATLIENNKKIFQQLKKNIYLLKIKNIFLIYNNTINFLSKKSNIQYDLIFIDPPFCEKNILLQKTCILLEKNNWLTNNAKIFIECNKKSNCFLLPKNWIKYRQKTFGVVTYFLYQKVCINKKL
- a CDS encoding sulfurtransferase TusA family protein; translated protein: MFKKNNFYKNADHILDIQGLQCPNTIMMIRKKTLQIKKNETLLIITNDLLVNIDIKYFCHFMNYNIINQKTHDTKHYFLIKKL
- the recA gene encoding recombinase RecA, whose translation is MNLEKKKIALEDAILQIENQFGKGSIMRLGDNRTMDIEAISTGSISLDIALGIGGLPIGRIVEIYGPESSGKTTLTLQIIAAAQKLEKVCAFIDAEHSLDPIYAQKLNVDINKLLCSQPDTGEQALELCDSLAKSGIVDVIIVDSVAALTPKAEIEGEIGDSHIGLAARMMSQAMRKLASNLKQSNTLLIFINQIRMKIGILFGNPEVTTGGNALKFYASIRLDIRKIGNVKNGDEIIGNETRVKVVKNKVAVPFKQAEFQIIYGQGINIYGELLDLGVKEKIIEKCGSWYSYNNEKIGQGKMNAINFLKKNKKQSLKIEKKIREIFFKKK
- the alaS gene encoding alanine--tRNA ligase; amino-acid sequence: MENKIEKVRIMFLDFFHKKKHKIIKGSSLIPDNDTSLLFTNAGMNQFKEYFLGYKEPPYPRITTIQKCIRVGGKHNDLENVGFTNRHHTFFEMLGNFSFGDYFKKEAISYAWELLTDPQWFNLEKKKIYITVYYTDIETYNIWYKNIGIPKKNILLIKDKNNIIYNSDNFWQMSDIGPCGPSTEIFYDLGSDLEGDIRNNLGNRFIEIWNIVFIQFNKNLKGELIPLPIKSVDTGMGLERISSILEGVNSNYKLYFFQKIIKDINKIIKNKNLENNSLKVIADHIRSSIYLIIEGVIPSNEKRGYVLRRIIRRAINHGRILGQKKPFFYKLVKIYIKYINKIEKNFLSRKFNFITNIIKNEEESFNKIINSGILLLEKEIKKSNNNFLSGKQIFYLYDTFGLSPDLIQDICINKKINIDKKEFIKYMDIQRQKSRKNIFFEKKTNLYYKNKISKFNGYNNFTTFSKILDIYLNEKAIKKINIGDYGEIILNVTSFYGESGGQLGDIGFLEKDEKNIFQVYNTKIQGNLIIHIGKMILGSLKINDYLYSKINIINRLMISRNHSATHLLHSILRKKFGNYIEQKGSLITNKYLRFDFSYKNPIELQDIFNIEKKINNYIFKNIPINTYFKKKTELQNNNNIINLFHNKYTETVRIVNIENISQEFCCGTHVLNTQEIGFFIIIKFLNIANGIKRIHAITHNLALEYIQKQNKNTKIISNIFKTDEENLIKSILLYKKKTNILKNNIKELEQYISLKEEKNLIKNIILINNINLIISKIYNFNPKLFNYIIKKLLKKFEKTIIFLSTKWEKKIFFIIKITTNITKNINAKEIIQKNLDKNSCKVNGCANIAQGNINLNEDEYYFFLSKIRLFILNKINKLD